The Pirellulales bacterium DNA window GGATGCCGCCACCGCAAAAACCGTGTGGGAATACCAGGCGCGTGGGCAATTGTATGGGGCGAACTTTGCCGGGGACCGCGTGCTGTGCGGATCACAAGATGGCGTCTTGCATTGCCTGAATGCCAAAACGGGGGAAAAGCTGTGGACATTTCAAATTCCCGATCAAATCCGCTGCTCGGCCACCATTAGCCAGGGGCATGCTTTTTTGGTTGGCTGCGATGGGCAGTTGCACGTGATTGACATTCAAGAAGGAAAAAGCGTCCGCGATATTCCCATCAATGCCCCGGCTGGCTCGACGGCCGCCGCCGCGGGGGACTTGATTTACTTTGGTACCAGCGCCGGAGAATTTTTGTGCATCAACTGGCGGACCGGCGATACGATCTGGAATTTCCAAGACAAGGCCCGCCAACAGCAAATTTCGGGATCAGCCGCTTTGACCGATAAAACCGTCTTTGTCCCGGGCGAAGACAAAACCCTCCGCGCCTTTCGCGCCAATGACGGCAAGGACCTGTGGAAATACACGTTCCGCGGCAAACTCGACGCCAGTCCCGTGGTCGCGGGGGAACGAGTCTTTATCGGCGCGCATGATGGGCGGATCGTCGGCGTCAACATCGCCAGCGGCAAAAAGGAGTGGGAATATGAAGCGGGGGGTCGCTTTAGCAGCTCCCCTATCGTGGCCGGGGGACGATTGTTTATCTGCAGCGAAGACGGCGTGATTTACTGCTTTGGCAAGAAGTAAGGAGGGGCCGCTTAACAGGTCCAAGTGACTAATACGCCTTTGCAAACACTCCAACCTGCGTGGTCGCCGCGCCCGTAAAGACGCATTTCCCCGGCGTGCCGTTTTCCACGCTGCCGCTCGTGGACCCCGCTGCGCTGCCCACCTCCCCGGCCATCGCCCCCAGACCCGCCAGTTCCCCCGGCAAGGGAATATTCCGTATTGTCACTTTTAAATCCGCTAAAACCTTTTCCGTTTCCGGCCCCTCGGTAAAGTGGCACACCGCGAATCCCCCATGAATCTCC harbors:
- a CDS encoding PQQ-binding-like beta-propeller repeat protein gives rise to the protein MLLPKNGLHSHYFALVAIWLTVATAQAEPASKQPDTTAQSDKTVEQVAAEKPNSPAPDLTQPIWPTTPAEAWPIFRGNSLGTGVSGDLLPPQLELLWKMSVPKGAFECTPALVNGILYAADLDGTVYALKVVDGSEVWRRDFGEDGFSGAVAVRDGLVYVGNQAGLLLALDAATAKTVWEYQARGQLYGANFAGDRVLCGSQDGVLHCLNAKTGEKLWTFQIPDQIRCSATISQGHAFLVGCDGQLHVIDIQEGKSVRDIPINAPAGSTAAAAGDLIYFGTSAGEFLCINWRTGDTIWNFQDKARQQQISGSAALTDKTVFVPGEDKTLRAFRANDGKDLWKYTFRGKLDASPVVAGERVFIGAHDGRIVGVNIASGKKEWEYEAGGRFSSSPIVAGGRLFICSEDGVIYCFGKK